AATGGCGGTTTTAGAACGGCGGGTAGGGCTTCGATTATCTTCTTACGATGCCTACGTAAGTGCTGTGGGTGGAGTGAAGTTAGATGAACCAGCTGCCGATTTGGCAATTGCTCTGGCCATAGCTTCAAGTTTTAAGGAACAACCGGTTCAAGAGCAAGTGGTACTGGTGGGTGAAGTGGGGCTAACCGGCGAAGTCAGGGCTGTAGCAGGAATGGAGAAGCGGTTACAAGAGGCAGCAAAATTGGGTTTTAAAGTTTGTATAGGACCGAAAGACAAACAAAGCCAATCCATGGGTATAATAGAATATATAGGAGTACAATCATTGCAAGAGGCAGTGGAAGCCGCCATCGAGCGGTAAGGGGTGAAATTGTGGTAAAGGATGAAAAAATAGAAGACAAGTTAATAAAGTTACTGAGATTGGTTGCTCCGGGAACTCCCCTGAGAGAAGGATTGGAAAACATTCTACGGGCCAAAACAGGAGCGTTAATTGTGATCGGCGATATACCCGAGGTTATGGAATTAGCCGAGGGGGGGTTTGCCATTAATGCTGATTTTACTCCGGCGGGATTATATGAATTAGCTAAAATGGATGGAGCCATTATCCTAAGTGAAGATGCTAAAAAAATTATAGCCGCCAATACTCAGCTTATTCCTGATTTAATTATACCCTCCAGTGAAACGGGTATTCGGCACAGAACAGCGGAACGGGTAGCCAAACAATGTGATATGCCCGTTATATCAATCTCCCAACGGAGAAGTGTTATTACCGTTTATAAGGGATCAATCAAATATTTTTTAAGGGATATCAGTGTGATCCTAGCTAAAGCTAATCAGGCTGTGCAAACCTTAGAAAAGTATCGCTCTGTTTCTGATCGTGTAATTAATGAGTTATCCATGATGGAGTTACAGGAAGTTGTAACCCTGTTTGATGTAACAAAAGCTATCCAAAGGATTGAAATGGTTTTGCGTGTTAAAAAAGAAATTGACCGTTACATCAGTGAATTAGGGACAGAGGGTCGTCTCATTGCCATGCAAATGGAAGAATTGGTGGCAAATGTTGAGGAAGAAGGTTTGCTTATCATTCAGGATTATGCTACGACCCTAGGAGAAAAGACACCGGAAAGTATTCTTAAAGTAATCGGTAGTTGGCCGGCCGAAGACTTATTGGATCTGGTTCTTATTGCCAGGGCTCTGGGATATCCAGGCAGTGCCAGTGTTCTAGACCAGAGTGTATCGCCAAGGGGTTACCGTGCTTTACGGAAAATTCCTAGATTGCCCTTGCCAGTAATAGAGAACCTTGTTTCAACCTTTCAGTACTTGCGAACAATTTTAGCGGCTTCAATTGCGGAACTGGACGAGGTAGAAGGCATTGGGGAGGTCAGAGCTAGGTCTATTAAGGACGGACTTACCCGTTACGGTGAGATGCTGCTGCAGGATCGCTATA
This genomic interval from Desulforamulus reducens MI-1 contains the following:
- the disA gene encoding DNA integrity scanning diadenylate cyclase DisA is translated as MVKDEKIEDKLIKLLRLVAPGTPLREGLENILRAKTGALIVIGDIPEVMELAEGGFAINADFTPAGLYELAKMDGAIILSEDAKKIIAANTQLIPDLIIPSSETGIRHRTAERVAKQCDMPVISISQRRSVITVYKGSIKYFLRDISVILAKANQAVQTLEKYRSVSDRVINELSMMELQEVVTLFDVTKAIQRIEMVLRVKKEIDRYISELGTEGRLIAMQMEELVANVEEEGLLIIQDYATTLGEKTPESILKVIGSWPAEDLLDLVLIARALGYPGSASVLDQSVSPRGYRALRKIPRLPLPVIENLVSTFQYLRTILAASIAELDEVEGIGEVRARSIKDGLTRYGEMLLQDRYKNQ